DNA from Musa acuminata AAA Group cultivar baxijiao chromosome BXJ1-5, Cavendish_Baxijiao_AAA, whole genome shotgun sequence:
ATAACCACATAGCTGACATTTTACAGAAAGGGTAAGGCTTACATCTGGTCCCTCTCATAAACTTCATCGACAAAGACGGCATGCTCTTTCCAGGGACTGTTCTCCTCGATAACTTATTGTTAGCAGAGTTACATTTCTTGACAAATAATGCAATAAAGAACCCTTCCGTGGCTTCTGCTGGATCAGTCCTAAGCAAGTGTTCAGCTGAGACCAAAACAAAGAAAGAAGCATTTTAAGCATAATATCATAATGACATGATTCAAAAGACCTACAAAACTTGATGAGAGCTTCCTTGTTGGTGTACTGTACTCACCACCTTCAAAGACTGGCAGGCCACGGTGAGGCCACTGTGGGAAAGGAGTTGCAAGTTCAAAGTTGAGCGATGTTGCAAGAGGGAGGACTGATTTAATTACATCCTCATTCTCGGTTTGATGAACTGAGCATGTGCTATACACAACACGTTCAACTGCAGGAACTGTGAAAGAGAAGTAAGCTGGTCTCTCAACCAATAGGGAAAATAATGATCCTACTGGAAAAAGAAATTACCAAAAAATAATCAATATGAAATTCTGATATTTATTCACATAAATAGTGACGATGCCTAAGGTAACCTCATTTAACTGGTGGTTTTATAGTATCTCCTTCCAATAAAATCAAGCAGTACAGCCATAAAATCTTCAAAGTAATATTCTCAGATAAGTTATTATGTCCTTAATGAAATCAATCAAGCTGCAAACAAGCTTGCAGTTGGTTATTCCATCACTTCTACAGTCCTGCATATCAAAGTGCTTCCAACGACACAAGCAAAATCATAATAATTTTGTCAAATGCCAGAAACACTACAGTGACAAGGATGAAATTTGTAGATCTTACAAAGAATATAGAGTATGATAAAAATGCAGTTAACATATTGTGGAGGATCCATACAAAAAACCCTTGAAGCTTGAACTGAATAAGAAGACAAAATCTGCATTGACGATTATATAAGCTCATATCTGACTATGATCCCTTCAAATCCAACCAAGATCCTTGTTGATTAGATCCGATCAAGATTTCTTAAATCTAGTCTATGTCCGTGTCAATCCAGTCAAACTGCATAGTTATTAAATAAAAACCAATGAAGTACATTCAGTATCGTACAATAATATTTGAATCCTTGGTTATCTCAAACTATACATGGAAATTTCAAACCTTGGATCAACCATAAGGGTAGTGATTTGCTTTGTCTTTAAGACAGGACAAATTAGGAGCTATTATTTCACCATACAAATTTTTTGTTCTCATGAATTTACAAGGATcattgtatgtgtgtgtgtgtgtgtgtgtgtgtgtatatcatCTAGTAGGGGCTTCCAGACCCCTATTACAGAATTTTGAAGCATCCGGATCAACTACAAAAATTCCAAGCCCCCTATTCTAAACATGGCAAATACTACTATTACTATTAGGTATTCAAAACAGTGATAATGAGGAAATGCTAGAAATATAGATGCATTTTAGAATGATATGATGGGTGACAGAATCCAAAGACTATgatttaataaaagaaaaaaagcaaaagATTCAACTTTATGTTTTTGTTGAAGCAACATACAAGACAGTGCATGCAAAAGAGCCTTTCTTTGAAAAGCAGCGAGCTTTTTTACTCTCTCACTGTTGCAAGCATCAGCATCATCACCTaattaacaataaaaaaaaaatctgacaaACACCACATatagaaaaaatataaatcaatgtgtaaaagtaaaaaaatgtAAAGAATATAAGCTTGGTTCCTGCTGATAATCCACCACAAGAGTAAAAGTACACTCAATCATTTCTTCCGTTTTAATTCCCGCTTCGAGATTAAGACAATGAAACAAACTCTAGCATAAAATAATAAATGACAATGACAGTCAAGAAGACTCAATATTTACTTCCATGAGTTACAGGAACTTCTCCTGACAGTTAGACAAGGCATTGGTATTTTTTTCCTACTGGTGCTGAAGCACTCATCTTGGTTCATGGTGGTCTCTATTATCTTTGTACTTTGGGATTTGTGAGAGGAAGCTCAGTGGAGTACCAGACGGACATCAAAAACTTCATCTTTTATAATCTTCTGCATATTCTCCTTCTGTAATTGGATTATTGGTAGTAAGTGGTTTTTGAACAAAAACCGATTCTAGGTTGAAATATAAATGGAGATCAGGCAGGGTCTTCTTTGCAATAAACCCCTCAAGGAGAGGGGTTATATATAAAAATCCTGAAAAAATGTTATACTCATAATATTGTTACTGTTTGtttaatgtttattttttttaattaaggtaAACAACCTTAGGACTATATACATATTTTTGTACATTATGGATGACAAAGACTTCTATAAaataagatccaaattaattaagTTATTTATAAATTAAACAATTTAAATCTTAAATTTAGAATAGGACTAATTCTGGCTTTTAGCTTTAGACTAATTCTGGTTTCCATGTATTGAGGTTTCGACATGAGTTTACTGCTAACATATCCTGGAACTTGACATCTAATAGTAATTTCCTTAATAAAAAGTAGAATAATGTAGACTTACGATGCATGCAATTCTGTGAACCAAAATAGCCACAATTAGGATTCCTAAACATGATAGGGAAGCTTAAGGTTGTGAAGATAGACTAAAAAGAGGTAAATGTTACATAAATTCCTCATTTTCAGTTGAGGTAATTTTCACATAATTTTGCAAATTTTCAAGTGCATTGAGAAAACAAACAAGAATCTTTACAATCAATGATGCAATTCAACTCCCTATGTTGAAAATATTGCCCTATTAATGGTTACCTTTTTTGTATGATGGAAGAAGGTAATCTAATCTTTCAGCTGAAATTCCAGATCCAGAGCATGAAGGATCCAACAGAATAGCGCGAACCTGCATACACCACCACCAAATATACAAAATTGTATTGTATGAAACAACTTTTGGCATATTGATATTTTGTAACTAAGTTGATCATATGGTTTAGTTTGGCCAGCTTTGACCAGGATGGACTGAATAAGGGTGATCTAAATTTAATGAACTAAACATCTTAGCCAAGGTTGTAATAAGTGAGTCATAAATGCTATCTTTGGGATTTAAGTCTGGATGAACTACTTTGTTCTCATTTGATACATGACTATATGATTTCCCCCAAAAAGCAAATAAAAAACCTGAGAAATTTCAATTACCTGAAACCATTAAATAACCTAAGTGATACTAGAAAAAGTTTTCAAGTACCTCTTTGAACACAGGGTCACTGGAATTTATGTCCAAAAAGTCGCCATTAACAATGTCCACATCTTTGGATCAAGTTAAGGAATAACAATTAGGCCTTTTGCAACAATAGTCAAATTGAATTATATATAATCATGTATTTTATAACATAAATAACATACCAATGTTTAAGTAATTTTTCAAGTTAAATGCTGCAGATCAAACACTAATGACTCGTCGAACAAAAGAAAGTATCAATCCTTGAGGAAAAAAACAAGAAACTTGAGCAATACTTTGAATCTATGAAATTGACATCCTTACTCAGAACATGAAATTAGTAATGTCATTTCTTCAATGCATTGTTCAATGCACTTGTGCTACCACAGTGCTACATATAGAATAGATCAATAATTTAAGCAATAACTACAATACGAAGCACATATTAGTTTGACAAAATCTATATTTTCTTAGGAGCCTATGAATGACAAAATGTTCATTGAACTTTTATGTCTTTTGTTTTGGCCAGTCTCATGGCTGGCTTGTAGAAACAAATACTTCTCCCACCTGCCACTGTGATTGTATGCACATCAGAGGGAAGTTGTACAGCTTATATATTATATGTCATATGGTTATGCCTGTTATAATGGATCTTTATCATGATTGGAGAATAAACTGTTCTTCTTAATAAGAAGTGGAACTGCCAATTATTGCTATAATACTCGCCAATGACTGCCCCTTTAAGAGTCAGATCAGTAGGTTACGGTAGGTGCTCCGGTTTTGAACCAGACCGCAAGTTAAGATTGGCCTccagtttgagagaaatgaagcttATAGAGTGGGATCAAGAGTTTGTGTAAGAAATGGGGAAAAAACAGTTTAGGATCTTGAGAGGAATGAAAAGGAGCCAAAGAGGGGTTTAAAAAGGCTCCCAAATTCCCTTAAATGAGTCTTCAGAGAATCCGATAACCAATGGTAGGCATAGCACCTGGCAGATAGGCTCCAACAATAAAAATTCAGGTGGTATGCCCAATATGATAAGAATATCAGACGGTACCCCTAATTTCAATCTGGACCAAGCAGATTTGCATGGTCTGCAGGCCAAAACCTGATCAAACAGGTAAATAATGGTCAGTATGTACCTGTCTGACTGGTGTTATGAACAATGCTAAACTCTTTGGTACTTTGAAGATAGAGATTATTATACACCTAGTATACATTACATGTGCAGTGGCAGCACCATATAATCATGCACAAGACAGAGTACACTAACATGCAGCCTGTTATTGACACTATGGTATCAGCTCAACATGCTATACTCAACACCTGATACTCCAAAAGTTCCTAGTAcctttaaatatataataaagagTGTCAGCTGAAATCCAAAGGTAAATTTGCACAAAATACATATGAAAAGAAATGCCCCTGAAACAAATAAGAAGTAGAAGAATATATATGCCAAAAAAGATAGTGAGTTGCAAAATAACTCATATCCAACTTCAGACCTTTTTTTAGTAACCATCAATTGAACaggaattttaaaaaaaatacatgtCAATTTGGCAGGAGGATACATCCGAGGAAATAAGGAGCATAAAGATAAGAGAGTAAAATTGTTCTTCAAATTATTTTTGAAAGAAATGCACGAGTTAAAGGATACTAGGTGCTCCAGACCGTCGAATAGTCTTTTCTAAAATTCTAACCCTTTCCGCATTAAACTCACAAGCTATAATTTTACCCTTTCCCCTCATAAGTGCAGCAAGATGGACAGTTTTGTTTCCTGGAGCCGCACAAGCATCAAGAACCTTCATAAAGCATAACGTATTGTATTAtaaatatgtataattttataACAAACAGAAGTAGCAAGAATATAAATAATGTCATATAATCAGCATATCATCTCCCAGTCAGTGCTGTAATCAGCATACGGTTCCTtgtaaataaagaataaaatgatATCCTCTAAATTTAGAAAAATGGACCACAAAAGAGGAGGTCTTTGCACTGATCAAATGGCTTAATAAAATGCATTGTGCTGATTGAATATCTGACATGTAAAACTATACTCCaaccaaaaaaaatcataaacacttCTAAACCAAAAGAATGTCTTAGAAAAGAACTGGACTAGAAAACTAACATCAATTGCACTTGACGGAACAATGTTTAAATGAAAATCGCATAATCTTTTGAAATAAGCATTTCATTGGTATCTCCCAAGTTTTCCTTCTCTGAAGAAATGAATGACACTAAATTTCCTATGTATCAGATATATCATTGCCACGATGATGGGAAAAAAAATCTGGATATGGCAATCAGTGGATAATGAATAAAATCAATAACATATATTGCACTTTGATGTTCAAATGACAAGTCAATTATTTAAATGATAAAAGTCAAAGATACTAAATTTTCCCAAGTTACTATAAGTATCTTTCCCAACTTTTCTTTTTCCGCAGAAATGAATGACACCAAATTTCCTATGTATCACATCTATCATTGCCACAATGATGGGAAAATGAATCTCAATATGACAATCAGTGaatgacaaataaaaacaaaaacatcACTTTGAAGTTCAAATGACAAGTCAATTATTTAAATGATAAAAATCAAAGATATAAACAAAAATACTCTAACACAAAATTATAGAAATAAAATGGCTTctaaatttcttttattttctctctttGAAGTCAGTGACCATGTTTCTAATCATTTCAAAGAAATGGAGGGAGAAAATCCAATCATGATATGGTATTTCAACGTGAGTCATGCAATTAAAAATACCAATATGAATGCTTGAACTAGAGTATACTAAGAATACCTTCCAACCTGGTTTAGGACTTAATGCAATAGCCACCATTGAACTTGCTTTGCCCTGAAAAAACatgagaacaaacttaaaaacagTTAAAATAACAAACTTGAACTAATTGTGCTTCATTGATATGCTTATCTGTGCATCTACCTAATTCAGATGCATCAGCTAACGGATTCAAGATTGCACACACCAAGTGCATGAGACCAAAAACCAAGCatttttttttggcaaaaaaCATTAATGTTTTGACCATACAAGTTTGAACTGGATTTTACAAATATAACAGCTAAATGGTATATGGACCAGCAATTTCATCGAATCTCGTCCGAAATCAAGCTCCCTGGATGGTAAGCTGACAAATACCGAGTTGTACAGTGCAGTAAGCCTATCACTTAATACCGATACTCATTGTACCTtgttttatttcttcttcttcactcCACTCTACTGCCTTACTGCTGCCCAATGGGTAGCACTGGTTCAGCTTATTTTGTTTGGCAAGGATTTAAAATCTCGGTTGGGTGACAATTTCAATAATTTATCACACTGATGAGGAGTACAGTGTACAATTGCTTCAGGTAttacccaaaaaaataaaaaaaataaatttattggaACAAGACCATATGATCCTTTATCAGCCCATGGTTGCACTTGCACCAGTAAATATATCGATATCATATTGTACGGGCTGGTATTTGAATCAATGTCCGCCTCCTACCACTGGTATGTGTCTTCTGCCTCCACCTCCTCCGTGTTCTCCTCCActagttttcttcttctttgccttCTTTACCTCCCTATCCTCCTCTTCCTACCCTCTTCTCTACCTCCTCTCTGGTTCAGGTTATACACACATACCAAGAATCCATAAGTTATACCAAAACTATACCGATCTGGTTGCCATCCAGTATTGGCACCAGATCAAAACTTTAAACTGACTTGATTTGATTCTTCATCCAAATGGCTGCTAATACTCAGGGCTAGCATAATTAATGACTTCACATAGTTAATGATATACAttaatagcttgcaaacaaaaatTCTTCCCATAATACATATAATTGTTGACTTCACATAGTTGCTATGTACCTTGATCCAATACACCAATCATATTTTAAGATATACCCTATTTTTGTTTCAGTGTCAGTTCATCAAATTTCCATTATAATTAATCCAAGCAAATCATTAATTAGAAACATTAACAGGGATGAGATTTTTAATACAGAACACAAGCAACAAATAAGGCAAGAAGGTGACATACTAAAAGATATTATCTAAACACATCAAATAGACCTACCTGCAGGAAGAAACTTCCATTTAGAACCAAAGGATGATCATGCAAATCAATGCCAGATGGAAGAACTAACACATCCGGGATAGTGTCATCTCTTGAGACCTATTAAGAAACATGTTCAATCACCATCAAAGTTTCTATGGATTCATTAAATGAAAGTgcaaaaaagataaaagataaagaTCCTAAACAAAGAATGTGATAGATGGCCGAATATTAACCATTACAAATCAGTTCAGTCACTGAAGAAAAGGCAAATTTTCACCCTTTATTGCTTGCAAAAGAGCTTCttagccttctttttctttcaaaaattatataaaattgcaTTTCTTATCTTCATGTAGGATGTATAATATGATAAACTGACACAAAATTGCATAACCACTTCAGATCTAGGAATGTCAATGGGACGGGACAGGGGGTGGGGAATGCTTCTCTCATCCCCATCCCCGTCTCATCCCTCATCTCCACCCCATTCCCCATTTAGACAAGGCAAATATGGGGAATCCCCATTAGGTGCAAGAGAACCCGTGGGTTCACCATATTCTCCTAATTAATccatttcatttaaaaaaaataaaactattatcAAGATTAATTAACAATACTCAAATTTtcaaataataacaacaatattTGTAAAGTTTACACATCATAACAATATTCAAATACAAATATATCCAAATATAACCACAACCAAATAAAtacaaaataagaaaatatattaacAATTTTCTCCATTAAAAATATATCCAAATAAATTTACAAATTAAAAATTTTCCCCATCAATCCCACTTTTCCAATTTCCGTACTCACATATCCATGCAAGATAGATcctacataaataaaaaaaatgtataaTGTGTCAAAcaataaaaacttaaaaataaacaatattattaaaattaaaatacataTCAATTACCTCACAATTATCTTTAGCCTCCTCCAAGAATGAGCAATGTGTTGAATATGATATTAAACATTAATTTATTGCATAAGCAAAAATAATTGAGAATTTAtactaaataaattattttgcCCAGACGAAGATTTTATTCTTGGGGTATCGAATTAGCGAATGATCCATTCGGATAGACAAAACGAAAGTGCAAGCTATGGCAGAgtggcgaacaccaaagaagataCCAAAACTGAGATCCTTTATTGGTTTCGTCAAGTATTATTAACGCTTCATAGttgggtattcgaagcgtgcaactccactgatggtGTTGCTGAAGAAAGAGCAGCTTAGCGATGGTCAGACAAATGTGAAGCAATATTCCAAGACCTAAAGGCTATTCCAAGACGTAAAGGCTATTCATAAGTTTGCACGTAAAGCCTATGAGAACTTGCCAACTTGCCCAACACCTGATGAGTAGTCATCTATGAACTTACGACTATTTATTTGCCTTatcaagtccttgttttctctttcCTCTATTTTCTCTCTTGCACAACAAGAGTTTtctgaattacttgtaaagctgcCCTCTTTGCAAGACGTTGGGACTTGTCCATCATTCGTTTTCggaactaatcaatttgctcGTTTACAGGTTCTTCGGGACCtaaacgaggttgcaactaggttaACCCTTTGCGAATAAATAACGCAagagtgcctcacgacttaggcaattccagataAGTCTGTGATAGTGCTGGGGAGGGGGGTGTTGATACTATTTcatttggttcaatcgaaccaaataaCTCGTAATTGACTCAACCACGGCTAAACCCAAACTAATTTTAAGGCGCCTAGCTTGCCCAATATTTAGGCCCACATATTGATGGAGTGGGGACAGGACTGAGGACATGGTGGGGAGTGCTTTTGTAACATCTCGATTAGTtccacatcagaagtgggcaagattaagattgggtTATAAAAGTTTGATAAGTGTACTActattaacttcagcttaagcattttgactaGTGGTTTgggccaaacgaagttgatatgcCAATTAACCCATTAGGcccaggtcgtgacatttggtatcaaagccgacctagtatttgagcatagtgagagggctcgagtagaaaAGAGCTACCGGTGGATGGAGTCAAAGGACTCGTCACGATGTGGAGCCACCATTAGGCTATGCCTCATATGcaccatgctagggtttgattTGGGCTATATTgaaccttgacgaggacgtcaagctcttGACTGAGAGAGATTATAACATCCCGATTAGTCCCAATTAGTATTGTGGTTAATGGTTTGGGACAAACGAAGTTgacataggccagttagcccatcaagcCCGGATCATGACAACTCTACCCATCCCCGCCTTAtaatcacatgaaaaataaaaaatgcccCCCATCCATGCCCAACTAGTGATAGGTCCCCACAAGTATAGGTACTCGCAAGCATAATTGACACCTCAATTCAGATCGGAGGATCTTCAAAAGAAAAAGATAGGCCCATCAAAATGTATATtctagaaaaggaaaagaaggcaCCTAGAAAGAAAACATAGAAACAACAAGTTATTGAATTGAAATCATGGCAAGCAATTATATTGCACAAACATATATGATCCTTGATATCATTAGATCCCACAACCATGAGATATCTTGGAATTCAACTCCATGAATGATGATGGAATGGAAAGATGATAAGAGAGCATCTGCCTATTTCCTTAAATGTCACTTATTTTCAGAGAACCGACATAGTGTGTGCAAATTTGATGATGGGCAAGCAGGCTCCCTGTTTCACATCCCTTTGATTATTTAGCATTGACAAGCAAAAGACATTGTCCATGCTCATGGCACACATGTAATTCAAACAGCTCCAATAACCCATATTGCAGCTGCCCAAGACCTTGTCAAACAGAAGTGCTGGTTAGCTTGTCAAGAAACTTTCAGCAGTAAGTTGATTATCATTGAACATAAGGACAACCAATAGTTTGTCTCAGTATTGTGTTAGTGTCCATACATTATTTGATGAATAGTCTAGATTGTTCTTCACCAATGGTACAGAGAAACATATATATGAGAACTTGGGAATAAcccattcatagttatctatcgatTATAAATACAACTAATCTGCCACCAAAATTAATCATGCAACAAAGATGTTTTCAGCATAAAACTTGAGTAAATATTTTAGTCAAAAAATTTAATCATACTCTTAAATGTCACATAACTGTACAAGTCATTCTCTCAAAAACTGCACTAATAGGTCTTAGCTGTGGGCAACTCTCAGTAGTTGCAGATTAGTTCAAGTAAACAGAAAATATTACAAATggttataattaaatataataagaGAACTAAACCACAAGTTATCCACATCATGAGAAGCACAACTTCATCTTCATTAAAACAAATAAGATTCAAATGAGAAATACCACAAAATTAGATTTCTCTAACTCTCGTATAACAGACTCTGCATCCACTTTGAGTGTATTGACACGTATATACCGAGGTTTAGTGACTGCAATAAAAAAAATGTTCAGCAAATGAATGATGAGAGCTAGGAAGTGAGTAGAGCATGAATCTGACACTAGCATGATGGGAACTCAGAAGTGGATTTCGAACAGAAATCCACTTAAAACATATGCACGAAATGGGTTTTCTTGTCTTCTGACTGCAGAAAGTACATTTCTTACTATAATATATCCGGTAAGAACTGTCCAGCTTCCTAATTTTGTCTTAATCTCAGGTGTCGTTGAGataaaacactaaaaagaggcATATTTACATGTTGGACACCATAAAGAATTATTATGGAAAATGCTTTGGCTATCTACAATTTTCTCTACTTGCAAAAACATGTAACTCATGCTGCTACTGAAAGAGAGTTTTTATGAATGTTAACACAGACATAGGTATGTGTAGTATGCTTAATTTAAATtggatagagatagagaaaagtATAAGTCGTGTTTCTTGGTAACATCCACGTGTACTTCATTAGTAGAGAATAAGAGTTTAATGATATTTGAAAAGCATGATACAGTAAGAAGATAATGGTGTTTGAGTAAAAAGAACTAACTTTTATCAGTAATTACACATAAAA
Protein-coding regions in this window:
- the LOC135674542 gene encoding 25S rRNA (cytosine-C(5))-methyltransferase NSUN5-like isoform X2; translation: MSPRPPPPPPPPQGSLSKNRRMSSKNGAERSAYFARREAARVLRRVLQGDDARRATASIKSLVYSPSVRNKRATFALVCQTLKYLPILKDVLAATSILNRKWKKQEELIYVTAYDILFGQQTAVMGDVENFLVLHKDSLQTALARNSARHKVKKIEDMLQNNDVRVTKPRYIRVNTLKVDAESVIRELEKSNFVVSRDDTIPDVLVLPSGIDLHDHPLVLNGSFFLQGKASSMVAIALSPKPGWKVLDACAAPGNKTVHLAALMRGKGKIIACEFNAERVRILEKTIRRSGAPNVDIVNGDFLDINSSDPVFKEVRAILLDPSCSGSGISAERLDYLLPSYKKVPAVERVVYSTCSVHQTENEDVIKSVLPLATSLNFELATPFPQWPHRGLPVFEGAEHLLRTDPAEATEGFFIALFVKKCNSANNKLSRRTVPGKSMPSLSMKFMRGTRCKPYPFCKMSAMWLYKHLAKQRTRKSGYLRRMTQKG
- the LOC135674542 gene encoding 25S rRNA (cytosine-C(5))-methyltransferase NSUN5-like isoform X1; translated protein: MSPRPPPPPPPPQGSLSKNRRMSSKNGAERSAYFARREAARVLRRVLQGDDARRATASIKSLVYSPSVRNKRATFALVCQTLKYLPILKDVLAATSILNRKWKKQEELIYVTAYDILFGQQTAVMGDVENFLVLHKDSLQTALARNSARHKVKKIEDMLQNNDVRVTKPRYIRVNTLKVDAESVIRELEKSNFVVSRDDTIPDVLVLPSGIDLHDHPLVLNGSFFLQGKASSMVAIALSPKPGWKVLDACAAPGNKTVHLAALMRGKGKIIACEFNAERVRILEKTIRRSGAPNVDIVNGDFLDINSSDPVFKEVRAILLDPSCSGSGISAERLDYLLPSYKKGDDADACNSERVKKLAAFQRKALLHALSFPAVERVVYSTCSVHQTENEDVIKSVLPLATSLNFELATPFPQWPHRGLPVFEGAEHLLRTDPAEATEGFFIALFVKKCNSANNKLSRRTVPGKSMPSLSMKFMRGTRCKPYPFCKMSAMWLYKHLAKQRTRKSGYLRRMTQKG
- the LOC135674542 gene encoding 25S rRNA (cytosine-C(5))-methyltransferase NSUN5-like isoform X3 encodes the protein MSPRPPPPPPPPQGSLSKNRRMSSKNGAERSAYFARREAARVLRRVLQGDDARRATASIKSLVYSPSVRNKRATFALVCQTLKYLPILKDVLAATSILNRKWKKQEELIYVTAYDILFGQVSRDDTIPDVLVLPSGIDLHDHPLVLNGSFFLQGKASSMVAIALSPKPGWKVLDACAAPGNKTVHLAALMRGKGKIIACEFNAERVRILEKTIRRSGAPNVDIVNGDFLDINSSDPVFKEVRAILLDPSCSGSGISAERLDYLLPSYKKGDDADACNSERVKKLAAFQRKALLHALSFPAVERVVYSTCSVHQTENEDVIKSVLPLATSLNFELATPFPQWPHRGLPVFEGAEHLLRTDPAEATEGFFIALFVKKCNSANNKLSRRTVPGKSMPSLSMKFMRGTRCKPYPFCKMSAMWLYKHLAKQRTRKSGYLRRMTQKG